One window of the Lactococcus lactis genome contains the following:
- a CDS encoding DUF3272 family protein codes for MPKQRFYSFMIGTVLEAWIFSWSFLSASWFLATFFGFLLLRRIFLAYRLDKFIRDMKM; via the coding sequence ATGCCTAAACAACGATTTTATTCTTTTATGATTGGAACGGTACTTGAAGCTTGGATTTTCAGCTGGTCCTTCCTATCTGCTTCGTGGTTTTTAGCCACGTTTTTCGGCTTTCTTTTATTACGCCGAATCTTCCTTGCTTATCGCTTGGATAAATTTATACGTGATATGAAAATGTGA
- a CDS encoding DUF1294 domain-containing protein encodes MILYLLVLLAVWNLIVFVFYAVDKYKAQYHLWRIPEKFLLAQALLGGGIGAILAGHLCHHKTRKWYFNLSLYVGLLVDAGLIFLIIKFFAK; translated from the coding sequence ATGATTCTTTATTTATTAGTTTTATTAGCAGTTTGGAATCTTATTGTTTTTGTTTTTTATGCGGTGGATAAGTACAAGGCCCAATATCATCTGTGGAGAATTCCTGAAAAATTTTTACTTGCACAAGCACTTTTAGGTGGAGGGATTGGAGCAATTTTGGCTGGGCATCTCTGTCATCATAAAACTAGAAAATGGTATTTCAATCTCTCATTGTACGTGGGACTATTGGTTGATGCTGGACTTATCTTTTTAATTATCAAATTCTTTGCTAAATAA
- a CDS encoding TIM44-like domain-containing protein, with product MMKKLVILLLISGLVLVTPHAFATAGGFRGGGNRSTRTGGNFGGGNTNSHYSNTGSNSYTPNSSTSRMGSRYNRGRIWKWLIVLAGLGFYFIRNRVKLPFKKRGYFQEKTLNDSALSAEIEAIFLKVQDAWDKHDLRALSESYGDNLYEKHEKILQKMSDKGQINHTRSVVLDGITRYKEVKDNQFEVDLYFVAIDYLVSVNSGQTIAGNTQERRAFKQRWTFSGQKGALRVEKMKEFKI from the coding sequence ATGATGAAGAAATTGGTTATTTTATTGCTCATCAGTGGCTTAGTTTTAGTCACACCTCATGCTTTTGCAACAGCAGGAGGATTTCGAGGGGGAGGAAATAGAAGTACAAGAACTGGCGGTAATTTTGGAGGTGGAAATACTAACAGCCATTATAGTAATACTGGTTCTAATAGCTATACTCCTAATTCGAGTACATCTAGAATGGGGAGCAGGTATAATAGAGGAAGGATTTGGAAATGGCTGATTGTGCTTGCCGGTCTCGGATTTTATTTTATAAGAAATAGAGTTAAACTTCCCTTTAAAAAAAGAGGTTATTTTCAAGAAAAGACATTAAATGATTCAGCTTTGTCAGCAGAAATAGAAGCAATTTTTCTAAAAGTTCAAGATGCTTGGGATAAACATGACTTACGAGCTTTGTCCGAATCTTATGGTGATAATTTATATGAAAAACATGAAAAAATTCTCCAAAAGATGAGTGACAAAGGTCAAATTAATCACACGCGTAGTGTGGTTTTGGATGGAATCACGCGTTATAAAGAAGTAAAAGATAATCAATTTGAAGTTGACCTCTATTTTGTAGCTATTGACTACCTTGTTTCTGTTAATTCTGGTCAAACTATTGCGGGAAATACTCAGGAAAGACGGGCGTTTAAACAACGTTGGACTTTTAGTGGTCAAAAAGGGGCTCTTCGAGTTGAGAAAATGAAAGAATTTAAAATCTAA
- a CDS encoding GtrA family protein produces MKKLMNLFKSETVRYLIFGVLATAVYAFVKWLTWQAWHSGWGSETAAQASSIIFAFFTNKLFVFKHESSNLLRDFINFTSGRIVLLLLSIFINWWFIDQHPDILMNLFGLSKNNMVAALNLVVQVLIIVINYLYSKFFVFKKDKNLTE; encoded by the coding sequence ATGAAAAAACTCATGAATCTTTTTAAGTCTGAAACTGTTAGATATCTCATTTTTGGAGTCCTAGCAACAGCAGTTTATGCCTTTGTCAAATGGTTAACTTGGCAAGCTTGGCATTCTGGCTGGGGTTCAGAAACTGCCGCTCAAGCTTCAAGTATTATTTTTGCATTTTTTACCAATAAACTTTTTGTTTTCAAACATGAATCATCAAACTTATTACGTGATTTCATCAATTTTACTTCAGGACGAATTGTTCTTTTACTCCTATCCATCTTTATTAACTGGTGGTTCATTGATCAACATCCTGATATTTTGATGAATCTTTTTGGACTTTCTAAAAATAATATGGTTGCTGCTCTTAACCTCGTCGTTCAAGTTTTAATTATTGTTATTAACTATCTTTATTCAAAATTCTTTGTCTTCAAAAAAGATAAAAATTTAACAGAATAA
- a CDS encoding YihY/virulence factor BrkB family protein has protein sequence MKKVIQKIAELTTTFMTFFKSSEMSLSSIAVAYYLLLAIFPLGLIVGNILPFLHINTTALLSFLSEQLPSDVYKGIEPVINNLLNQRNTGLLSLSVLAGFWTFSRALSALQMSMNKAYEVFNHRDFIVSRIIGLAAGFAILLFLYFSIVLSTFGQLILEQVHRLFPFDDHLYRTLHNMTLPAIAVATFLSLMMLYFILPNVKIRKLRYTMPGTIFSTFVLVFLTNWIAKYVSFALQRLDDLKLIGSLVVFALMIWFIFIARVLIIGAILNAVYQKTKVGKIETRRGEIVEFIKEIRK, from the coding sequence ATGAAAAAAGTTATACAAAAAATTGCTGAGCTAACGACAACTTTTATGACTTTTTTCAAAAGTTCAGAAATGAGTCTGTCTTCAATTGCTGTTGCCTATTACCTTTTACTTGCAATCTTTCCTCTAGGATTGATTGTCGGAAATATTTTACCCTTCTTACATATCAATACAACAGCTTTATTGAGCTTTTTGTCTGAGCAACTCCCAAGTGATGTTTACAAAGGAATTGAACCAGTCATTAATAATCTCTTAAATCAAAGAAATACAGGTTTACTTTCACTCTCTGTCTTGGCAGGTTTTTGGACCTTTTCAAGAGCCTTATCTGCTCTACAAATGTCAATGAATAAAGCTTATGAAGTCTTTAATCATCGAGATTTTATTGTCAGTCGAATTATCGGTTTAGCTGCCGGATTTGCGATTTTACTCTTTCTTTACTTTTCAATTGTTCTCTCTACTTTTGGACAATTAATTCTTGAACAAGTTCATCGCTTATTTCCTTTTGATGATCATCTCTACCGAACTTTACACAATATGACTTTACCAGCGATTGCTGTAGCGACCTTTCTATCTTTGATGATGCTTTATTTTATCCTACCAAATGTTAAAATAAGAAAATTGAGATACACCATGCCTGGAACAATATTTTCAACCTTTGTTCTTGTTTTTCTAACCAACTGGATTGCAAAATATGTTAGCTTTGCACTTCAGCGATTAGATGACTTGAAATTGATTGGGTCATTGGTTGTCTTTGCACTGATGATTTGGTTTATTTTCATCGCCCGCGTTTTGATTATTGGCGCCATATTAAATGCTGTTTATCAAAAAACAAAAGTTGGTAAGATTGAAACACGACGTGGTGAAATTGTTGAATTCATCAAGGAAATTAGAAAATAA
- a CDS encoding methionyl aminopeptidase, which translates to MITLKSQREIEQMERSSKILADIHIGLRELIKPGIDMWEIEEYVRKVCKEKNVLPLQIGVDEGNYNPFPYATCCCLNDEVAHAFPRHQILKDGDLIKVDMVLGLVEDGSVDVSKLNFDDAESMVKYQEEFRGGVADSCWAYAVGQVSDEVKNLMDVTRECLYLGIEQAKVGNRIGDIGSAIQEYAESRGYGVVRDLVGHGVGPTMHEEPMVPHYGRAGRGLRLREGMVLTIEPMINTGGWEIDHDGERGYVTLDGSLSCQYEHQFVITKDGPVILTSQGEERTY; encoded by the coding sequence TTGATTACATTAAAATCGCAACGTGAAATCGAGCAAATGGAACGTAGTAGCAAAATTTTGGCAGATATCCACATTGGGCTTCGTGAGTTGATTAAACCAGGGATTGACATGTGGGAAATTGAAGAATATGTCCGCAAAGTTTGTAAAGAAAAAAATGTTTTACCTTTACAAATCGGAGTGGATGAAGGAAATTATAATCCATTCCCTTATGCTACTTGCTGCTGTTTGAATGATGAAGTGGCTCACGCATTTCCACGTCATCAAATTCTTAAAGATGGTGATTTGATTAAGGTTGACATGGTTCTCGGGTTGGTTGAAGATGGTTCTGTTGATGTTTCAAAACTTAATTTTGACGATGCTGAATCAATGGTTAAATATCAAGAAGAATTCCGCGGTGGCGTTGCTGACTCTTGCTGGGCTTATGCTGTAGGCCAAGTTTCTGACGAAGTAAAAAACTTGATGGATGTGACCCGCGAATGTCTCTATCTTGGAATTGAACAAGCCAAAGTAGGCAACCGCATTGGTGATATTGGGTCAGCTATTCAAGAGTACGCTGAAAGTCGTGGCTATGGTGTCGTTCGTGACCTTGTAGGACATGGCGTTGGACCAACAATGCATGAAGAACCAATGGTGCCCCACTACGGACGTGCTGGACGTGGACTTCGTTTACGCGAAGGAATGGTCTTAACCATTGAACCAATGATTAACACTGGGGGTTGGGAAATTGACCATGATGGTGAACGTGGTTACGTTACACTTGACGGAAGTTTATCATGTCAATACGAACACCAGTTTGTTATCACTAAAGATGGTCCTGTGATTTTGACTTCTCAAGGCGAAGAACGGACTTATTAA
- a CDS encoding TetR/AcrR family transcriptional regulator, which yields MFEEKEKKSPNHSRRRGDELKKAIYKAAVHILENEGYEKVTFQNVAKEAKTTRSVLYRYWDDVFDLIFEAVRFNISQNPEWRGNVIDQEINSGSLRQDLIELLTFMRENFKLYPKGFLAFVSFMQSQGKNVLESTVGNVLPSNLIIMERLLARAQERGEAREKIGQTAKLLPFQMTRYHMLLEGQSMNDKQINELVDEVLLPIYIKNT from the coding sequence ATGTTTGAAGAAAAAGAAAAAAAATCACCTAATCATTCTCGAAGAAGAGGGGATGAACTTAAGAAAGCAATTTATAAAGCTGCAGTTCATATTTTAGAAAATGAAGGCTATGAAAAAGTAACCTTTCAAAATGTTGCAAAAGAAGCCAAAACCACACGAAGCGTACTTTATCGTTATTGGGATGATGTTTTTGACTTAATTTTTGAAGCTGTCCGTTTCAATATTTCACAAAATCCTGAGTGGCGAGGAAATGTGATAGACCAAGAAATTAACAGTGGGAGCTTGCGGCAAGATTTAATTGAACTTTTAACCTTTATGAGAGAGAATTTTAAACTCTATCCCAAAGGATTTCTGGCCTTCGTTTCATTTATGCAGTCACAAGGAAAAAATGTTCTTGAATCGACTGTTGGCAATGTCCTTCCAAGTAATCTGATTATTATGGAACGCTTGCTTGCAAGGGCTCAGGAAAGAGGGGAAGCGCGTGAAAAAATTGGGCAAACAGCTAAGCTTTTACCTTTCCAGATGACCCGTTATCATATGCTCCTTGAAGGTCAATCCATGAATGATAAGCAAATTAATGAATTGGTAGATGAAGTTTTACTGCCAATTTATATAAAAAACACCTAG
- a CDS encoding MDR family MFS transporter: MAKSKKNEKEKLPKELTRNAWILAIGAIAPMLDSTMVNIAINKLQSDLHTSLDMIQWAITGYVLALAVAVPVCGYVVNHIDGKKVMQWSLLSFGLFSFLSGIAWNIDSFIIFRAVQGFSAGFITLLMTTLLMQITPPDKLGQLMAVVSTPIILGPIIGPVLGGAIVSGANWHWIFYVNIPVVIIAVLLNHFYLSSFKPFNPKAKLDWFGTLLLAGGSVGLIYGMMKGSTNAKNFFNSQMITFVIIGLALFVIYGIYNRIRKNNTVLPLRFFKSKNFTAANIGIFLAGIASNGPMLLLPLFFQNIKGFTAVEAGLMLIPQGIGMMVTRPLIGKMIDRMGARPVVLVSLAISLLGTIPFIFVHENTNLIWLGLVLFVRGMGIGGLQMPMMTDIFIGLDKQDIPGASVGQRIIQNVGSSFGSAVISAVVTAVVTSEIAEQMTTKLHQLAAMHTNLTPTVIARAKTSVEKAVTLNGYQLGFLVSSIVLIVIAIPAMFLSQKKVNK, translated from the coding sequence ATGGCAAAATCAAAAAAGAATGAAAAAGAAAAATTGCCAAAAGAATTGACGCGAAATGCTTGGATTTTAGCCATTGGTGCTATTGCTCCAATGCTTGATTCAACCATGGTCAATATCGCAATCAACAAACTTCAAAGTGACTTACATACTTCACTAGACATGATTCAGTGGGCAATTACAGGCTACGTTCTTGCACTTGCTGTAGCCGTCCCTGTCTGTGGTTATGTTGTCAATCACATTGATGGAAAAAAAGTAATGCAGTGGTCACTCCTTAGTTTTGGACTTTTTAGCTTTTTATCTGGAATTGCTTGGAATATTGATAGTTTTATCATTTTCCGAGCTGTTCAAGGATTTTCAGCTGGTTTTATCACTTTACTGATGACAACCCTGCTAATGCAAATTACGCCTCCAGATAAACTTGGTCAATTGATGGCTGTTGTCTCAACTCCTATTATTCTTGGACCAATTATCGGGCCAGTACTTGGTGGTGCAATTGTATCTGGAGCAAATTGGCACTGGATTTTCTATGTTAATATTCCGGTAGTAATTATTGCAGTCCTCCTTAATCATTTTTATCTAAGTTCTTTCAAACCTTTCAACCCTAAAGCTAAACTAGATTGGTTTGGAACACTCCTTTTGGCTGGCGGTTCTGTGGGATTAATTTACGGAATGATGAAGGGTTCAACTAATGCTAAAAATTTTTTCAATAGTCAAATGATTACTTTTGTCATCATTGGCTTAGCCTTGTTTGTTATTTACGGAATTTATAATCGCATTCGCAAAAATAATACTGTTCTTCCGCTCAGATTTTTCAAATCTAAAAACTTCACTGCAGCGAATATTGGAATCTTTTTAGCTGGAATTGCTTCTAATGGACCTATGCTTTTACTGCCACTTTTCTTTCAAAATATAAAAGGCTTTACAGCCGTTGAAGCAGGTCTAATGTTGATTCCTCAAGGGATTGGTATGATGGTGACACGACCATTGATTGGGAAGATGATTGACCGTATGGGAGCTCGTCCTGTAGTACTTGTTTCCCTGGCTATTTCCCTTCTTGGAACAATTCCTTTCATTTTTGTTCACGAAAATACAAATTTGATTTGGTTGGGATTGGTTTTATTTGTTCGTGGAATGGGAATTGGTGGTTTGCAAATGCCAATGATGACTGATATTTTCATTGGTTTAGACAAACAAGATATCCCTGGTGCATCAGTAGGACAAAGAATCATTCAAAACGTTGGTTCATCTTTTGGTTCAGCCGTCATCTCGGCAGTTGTGACGGCGGTTGTGACGTCTGAAATTGCTGAACAGATGACAACTAAACTACATCAATTAGCGGCGATGCACACCAATTTAACACCGACTGTCATTGCAAGAGCAAAAACTTCTGTTGAAAAAGCGGTCACGCTTAATGGTTATCAACTTGGCTTTCTTGTCTCTTCGATTGTTTTAATTGTGATTGCTATTCCAGCCATGTTCCTTTCACAAAAGAAGGTCAACAAATAA
- a CDS encoding flavodoxin — MPLAKIVYASMTGNTEACADIVADKLEELGFEVELDECSSVDADEMADADLCIVGTYTYGDGELPDEIVDFYEELAEVDLSGKIYGCFGSGDTFYDDFCICVDMFEAQFEKTGATKGAELVRVDLSPEDEDEAHLEAFAETLAAHFN, encoded by the coding sequence ATGCCATTAGCAAAAATTGTATATGCAAGTATGACAGGAAATACTGAAGCTTGTGCCGATATTGTCGCTGATAAACTTGAAGAATTAGGTTTTGAAGTAGAACTTGACGAATGTTCTTCTGTTGATGCCGATGAGATGGCTGATGCTGATCTTTGTATCGTTGGAACTTACACTTACGGTGACGGTGAATTACCTGACGAAATTGTCGATTTTTATGAAGAATTAGCTGAGGTTGATTTATCTGGTAAAATTTACGGTTGTTTCGGGTCAGGTGATACTTTCTATGATGACTTCTGTATCTGTGTCGATATGTTTGAAGCGCAATTTGAAAAAACTGGCGCAACAAAAGGAGCTGAACTTGTTCGTGTTGACTTGTCTCCTGAAGATGAAGACGAAGCTCATCTCGAAGCCTTTGCGGAAACTTTGGCGGCTCACTTTAACTGA
- a CDS encoding inorganic diphosphatase: protein MTEIFSVLSVKMEVDMKIYTAKMDRPMGYVHHGTTYPINYGYIEGIIAGDGEEQDVYILSNLPENQKALQTFTGKLIAIVHRKDDVEDKWVLTSPTENFTKSEIEKAVHFQEQYFDSEIEMVK, encoded by the coding sequence ATGACAGAAATTTTCTCGGTGCTGTCAGTAAAAATGGAGGTGGATATGAAGATTTACACTGCAAAAATGGACCGCCCAATGGGTTATGTTCATCATGGAACAACTTATCCAATAAATTACGGATACATTGAAGGAATAATTGCAGGAGACGGCGAAGAACAAGATGTTTATATTTTGTCAAATTTGCCCGAAAACCAAAAAGCCCTTCAGACATTCACTGGAAAACTTATTGCTATTGTCCACAGAAAAGATGATGTTGAGGACAAATGGGTACTGACCAGTCCAACTGAAAATTTCACAAAATCAGAAATTGAAAAAGCAGTTCATTTTCAAGAGCAATATTTTGACAGTGAGATTGAAATGGTCAAATAA
- a CDS encoding TrmH family RNA methyltransferase, whose product MEIISSKDNKKIKEARKLLTKKYRKNSYLIEGFHLLEEALKAGRSIKQIFVEENKLTKLTEMIGSEKSLTDLSVNLVSKEVLKSLADSESPQGLIAEVTKIEEVIDFSAAKFLLLENVQDPGNVGTMIRTADAAGFSAVILLGETADIYSPKVMRSMQGSNFHLPLVRMAKEDCFAQLKKAGISILTTTLSANSVSYKIINEPRFALIMGNEGAGVSDEAIKAADKLVHIDMPGQTESLNVAVAAGILMFSL is encoded by the coding sequence ATGGAAATCATCAGTTCAAAAGATAATAAAAAAATTAAAGAAGCAAGAAAATTGCTGACAAAAAAATACCGCAAAAATTCATATCTCATCGAAGGATTTCATTTGTTGGAGGAAGCGCTGAAAGCTGGTCGTTCAATAAAGCAAATTTTTGTTGAAGAAAATAAACTGACTAAACTGACAGAAATGATTGGGTCTGAAAAATCACTGACAGACTTATCTGTAAATCTGGTCAGTAAAGAAGTGTTGAAATCTTTAGCTGACAGCGAAAGTCCACAAGGACTGATTGCTGAAGTGACAAAAATTGAAGAAGTCATTGATTTTTCAGCAGCAAAATTTTTACTTTTAGAAAACGTACAAGACCCAGGAAATGTAGGGACAATGATTAGAACAGCTGATGCGGCTGGATTTTCGGCTGTTATATTACTTGGCGAAACCGCAGATATTTACAGTCCAAAGGTCATGCGGTCTATGCAAGGCTCAAATTTTCATTTGCCTCTTGTACGAATGGCTAAAGAAGATTGTTTTGCTCAACTTAAAAAAGCAGGCATTTCAATATTGACGACCACGCTGTCAGCAAATTCTGTGTCTTATAAAATAATCAATGAACCACGTTTTGCATTGATTATGGGAAATGAAGGGGCTGGAGTTTCTGACGAAGCCATTAAAGCTGCTGACAAACTCGTTCATATTGACATGCCAGGACAAACAGAATCTTTAAATGTGGCTGTAGCAGCTGGAATTTTGATGTTTTCATTATAA
- a CDS encoding acylphosphatase, translating to MFKVKMIVSGRVQGVGFRYFVIISARELGILGRVWNNDDGTVEILAQTEDEKKLEEFTAIVRGEKSSKGRLSPFAKVTDVKSIPANFPDFTDFNIKY from the coding sequence ATGTTCAAAGTAAAAATGATTGTTTCTGGGCGCGTTCAGGGCGTCGGATTTCGTTATTTTGTTATCATAAGTGCGCGTGAACTGGGCATTTTAGGGCGTGTTTGGAATAATGATGACGGTACAGTTGAAATTCTCGCGCAAACAGAGGACGAAAAAAAATTAGAAGAATTCACTGCCATTGTTCGTGGGGAAAAATCAAGTAAAGGACGTCTTTCACCCTTTGCTAAAGTCACTGATGTCAAATCAATCCCTGCAAATTTTCCTGATTTCACAGACTTCAATATCAAATATTAG
- the serB gene encoding phosphoserine phosphatase SerB: MAAKGLLVMDVDSTLIEEEVIDLLGGKAGMGDKISEITAAAMSGEIDFKESLRERVALLSGLPTTIFDDVYKEIHLTKGATGLIETLHAKGWKVGLVSGGFHEIVDKIARDLKIDYVFANRLSVENGHLTGKTHGTVVDKDFKVDRLKQWANENKLNLSEVIAVGDGANDIPMLNTAGIGIAFCAKPAVKAAVSYHIDKRNLLTVLEFVDKLADKE; the protein is encoded by the coding sequence ATGGCTGCAAAAGGATTACTTGTGATGGATGTGGATAGCACATTGATTGAAGAAGAGGTCATTGATCTCTTAGGGGGAAAAGCGGGTATGGGTGATAAGATTTCAGAAATTACGGCTGCCGCCATGTCTGGCGAAATTGATTTTAAGGAATCTTTGAGAGAAAGGGTGGCTTTGCTTTCTGGTTTGCCCACAACTATTTTTGACGATGTTTACAAAGAAATTCATTTAACTAAGGGTGCAACGGGATTAATTGAAACTTTGCATGCGAAAGGCTGGAAAGTTGGCCTTGTTTCTGGTGGTTTTCATGAAATAGTGGATAAAATCGCAAGAGATTTAAAAATAGATTATGTTTTTGCTAATCGTTTGTCTGTGGAAAATGGCCATTTGACTGGAAAAACTCATGGGACAGTTGTGGATAAAGATTTCAAAGTTGATAGGCTTAAACAATGGGCAAATGAAAATAAGTTGAATTTATCTGAGGTTATTGCTGTAGGTGATGGCGCAAATGATATTCCAATGCTAAATACAGCTGGTATTGGGATTGCCTTTTGTGCAAAACCTGCGGTCAAAGCTGCTGTTTCCTATCATATTGATAAGCGAAATTTACTGACCGTTTTGGAATTTGTGGATAAACTTGCTGATAAAGAATAA
- a CDS encoding phosphoglycerate dehydrogenase, with the protein MTYHIKTIGNNIDQIALDEIGEGFLVNQVSEAESDAFICRAQPFHDYEFSKALLAIGRAGAGFNNIPIEKCASKGIVVFNAPGGNANAVKELVLSMMIFGTRNLKPANKWLTGQKGDDNTIDGAVEHGKKAFSGSEISGKTLGVIGLGNIGSKVANDAQRLGMKVIGYDPYLSIEHAWNLSHHVKRVNDLAEIFEKADYITVHTPATDETTKMLNWKNLSKCKKGVILLNYARDEITDKEAVLKAIDEGIVRFFGTDFGSEKFYHHPQVFLTPHLGGSTAEASLNCTRMALDSVQTYLKTGEIINSVNFPRVLQELNTLYRVTLINKNVPNVVAQISLAVAAENINIANIVNRGQGDYAYTLLDLDEKDEGKLAALVSRFEAADNIIRVRLIENQSIV; encoded by the coding sequence ATGACTTATCATATCAAAACAATTGGAAATAATATCGACCAAATTGCATTAGATGAAATTGGCGAAGGCTTTCTTGTTAATCAAGTGTCAGAAGCTGAATCTGACGCATTTATTTGTCGGGCTCAGCCTTTCCACGATTATGAATTTTCCAAAGCGCTTTTGGCGATTGGACGTGCTGGTGCTGGTTTTAATAATATTCCGATAGAAAAGTGTGCTAGTAAAGGGATTGTAGTCTTTAATGCGCCTGGTGGGAATGCCAATGCGGTTAAAGAATTAGTTTTGTCAATGATGATTTTTGGAACGCGTAATTTAAAACCAGCAAACAAATGGTTGACTGGTCAAAAAGGCGATGATAATACCATTGATGGGGCGGTTGAACATGGGAAAAAGGCGTTTTCTGGTTCTGAAATTTCAGGAAAAACTTTAGGGGTAATTGGCCTTGGGAATATTGGTTCAAAAGTTGCCAATGATGCACAGCGTTTAGGAATGAAAGTTATTGGTTATGACCCTTATCTTTCAATTGAGCACGCTTGGAACTTGTCACATCATGTTAAAAGAGTGAATGATTTGGCTGAGATTTTTGAGAAGGCAGATTATATCACGGTTCATACGCCAGCGACGGATGAAACGACGAAAATGCTCAATTGGAAAAATTTATCTAAGTGTAAAAAGGGAGTGATTTTGCTCAATTATGCACGAGATGAGATTACGGATAAAGAAGCAGTGCTTAAAGCGATTGATGAGGGAATTGTCCGCTTTTTTGGAACGGATTTTGGTTCTGAAAAATTTTATCATCATCCACAAGTTTTTTTAACTCCTCATTTAGGTGGTTCAACGGCGGAAGCCAGTTTAAATTGCACAAGAATGGCTCTGGATTCTGTTCAAACTTATTTGAAAACTGGCGAAATTATTAATTCAGTCAATTTTCCACGTGTTTTGCAAGAGTTGAATACGCTTTATCGTGTGACCTTAATCAATAAAAATGTGCCTAATGTTGTGGCTCAAATTTCACTTGCGGTGGCAGCAGAAAATATTAATATTGCTAATATTGTTAATCGTGGTCAAGGAGATTATGCCTATACTTTACTTGATTTGGATGAAAAAGATGAAGGAAAGTTGGCGGCTTTAGTTTCACGTTTTGAGGCTGCTGATAATATTATTCGTGTTCGCTTAATTGAAAATCAGAGTATAGTTTAA
- the serC gene encoding phosphoserine transaminase, whose product MIYNFGAGPSVLPKEVLKKVQEELLDFEKSGMSVMEISHRSKAFQKVIDEAENDLRDLMSIPQNYKILFLQGGASSQFSMVPMNLAIGKKAYYNISGAFGEKAYDEAVKLSHFLDLIPISLGSTKKDNYNHLLKIDKSKIDEKNGAYLHLTTNNTIEGTSIFPENLPEFASLPLVADMSSNILAVDYDVSKFGLIYAGAQKNLGIAGLTIVIIREDLLNEAESLSSMMDYQILVENGSMYNTPPTFAIYVAGLVFKWVKAQGGVKKLEEMNQRKAQLLYDLIDQSDFYQNPIKNKDERSICNVVFTSPSQELDELFTQKAEEKGFKSLKGHRSVGGMRASIYNAFPLEGVVELVKFMKEFEEGYK is encoded by the coding sequence ATGATTTATAATTTTGGCGCAGGACCCAGTGTACTTCCAAAGGAAGTCTTGAAGAAGGTTCAAGAAGAACTGTTAGACTTTGAAAAAAGTGGTATGTCAGTGATGGAAATTTCGCATCGCTCCAAGGCTTTCCAAAAAGTAATTGATGAGGCTGAGAACGATTTGCGTGATTTGATGTCGATTCCTCAAAACTATAAAATTTTGTTTTTACAAGGGGGAGCTTCCAGTCAATTTTCAATGGTTCCAATGAATTTGGCAATTGGCAAAAAGGCTTATTACAATATTTCGGGCGCCTTTGGTGAAAAGGCTTATGATGAAGCGGTGAAATTGAGTCATTTCCTTGATTTAATACCGATTAGTTTGGGCTCAACTAAAAAAGATAATTATAATCATCTATTGAAAATTGATAAATCTAAAATTGATGAAAAAAATGGGGCCTATCTCCATTTGACAACGAATAATACGATTGAAGGAACAAGTATTTTTCCTGAAAATTTGCCTGAGTTTGCAAGCCTTCCTTTGGTTGCTGATATGAGTTCAAATATTTTGGCGGTTGATTATGATGTGAGTAAATTTGGCTTAATTTACGCTGGAGCTCAGAAAAATTTAGGTATTGCTGGTTTAACCATTGTCATTATTCGTGAAGACTTATTGAATGAAGCTGAAAGCCTCTCATCAATGATGGATTATCAGATTTTGGTTGAAAATGGCTCGATGTACAATACCCCGCCGACTTTTGCTATTTATGTGGCCGGGCTGGTTTTCAAATGGGTAAAAGCGCAAGGTGGCGTAAAAAAACTCGAAGAAATGAATCAGAGAAAAGCTCAATTGTTGTATGATTTAATTGACCAATCTGACTTTTATCAGAACCCAATCAAAAATAAAGATGAGCGGTCGATTTGCAATGTTGTTTTTACAAGTCCAAGCCAAGAATTGGATGAGCTATTCACCCAAAAAGCTGAAGAAAAAGGTTTCAAATCACTCAAAGGTCATCGTTCCGTGGGAGGAATGAGAGCAAGTATTTACAACGCTTTTCCTTTAGAGGGGGTTGTTGAATTAGTGAAATTTATGAAAGAATTTGAAGAGGGATATAAATGA